One window of the Sphaerochaeta associata genome contains the following:
- a CDS encoding nucleotidyl transferase AbiEii/AbiGii toxin family protein — MIDLQALQHYFPATVQRRTDLAAYMVKEYLQCQILEYLSHTPYMENLSFIGGTNLRLIKRIDRFSEDLDFDCKNLSFEAFQAMTDLVVKHLLDQGYNVEPKQQEHEGLHAYRRSLYFPQLLFSLNLSGYRNAKFLIKLEMQDQGCAYPVQRAFIQSCGFHFPVPVPPDDILCAMKISALLSRTKGRDLYDAQFLLGQTKPNYDYLTAKHGITSESELKHAILERLKQVDLSLKQHDCEHLLFDKQKSSTILYFPDFIQSYLID, encoded by the coding sequence ATGATTGATCTACAGGCATTGCAACACTACTTTCCCGCCACGGTACAACGACGAACCGATTTGGCTGCTTACATGGTAAAAGAATACCTACAGTGCCAAATCTTGGAATACCTAAGCCATACTCCATATATGGAGAACCTCTCTTTCATTGGTGGAACCAACCTTCGATTGATCAAGCGTATCGATCGTTTCAGTGAAGATCTTGATTTCGATTGCAAGAACCTCAGCTTTGAAGCATTTCAAGCGATGACCGACTTGGTAGTCAAGCATCTATTGGACCAAGGGTACAACGTTGAACCCAAACAACAGGAGCATGAGGGACTGCATGCCTATCGAAGAAGCTTATACTTCCCCCAGCTTCTCTTCTCCTTGAACCTAAGCGGTTATAGAAATGCAAAATTCCTTATCAAGCTTGAGATGCAAGACCAAGGATGCGCCTATCCTGTTCAACGTGCCTTTATACAGAGCTGTGGCTTCCATTTTCCCGTCCCTGTTCCTCCTGACGACATTCTATGTGCCATGAAAATCTCAGCTCTGCTTTCAAGGACAAAAGGAAGAGACCTATACGATGCTCAATTTCTTCTTGGGCAAACAAAGCCTAATTACGATTATCTGACTGCCAAACACGGGATTACTTCTGAATCCGAGCTCAAGCATGCAATCCTGGAACGCCTCAAACAAGTCGACCTGTCTCTGAAACAGCATGATTGTGAACATCTGCTCTTCGATAAACAGAAGAGCAGCACCATCCTCTACTTCCCTGACTTCATCCAGTCCTACCTCATTGATTGA